One segment of Setaria viridis chromosome 4, Setaria_viridis_v4.0, whole genome shotgun sequence DNA contains the following:
- the LOC117852891 gene encoding TORTIFOLIA1-like protein 3 isoform X1: protein MGPAPREPMKQRVNRCLLRLSDRDTEAMAAAELDAIARDLEADELPVFVAAVSDARPTDRTPLRRHSLRLLALVAGEHPRDAVAPLVPRLVAAALRRVRDPDSSVRAALVDAARAAAGAAQSPPVALGPLTDALLHEQDQCAQLAAALAAAAAVEASEPTDDLAAYLGALLPRLLKLLRSAAFKAKPALISLIGTASAASGGGAASTAVPSLRDALTGDDWAARKAAAEALALLALEHGDDLISHKSSCITVFEAKRFDKVKIVRESMNRMIEAWREIPDVDEEVCSSDVPSLSRARSSLTETVSDGRYPTDSLGSSSAPSITRRNSWPANRQLPPDALHNASNRKASPPSNASKKILPPPRRNADQAKNYEDKVDITVAPDATPIKMVTEEKLLKEGNVRERLEARRVLFQKTGEKGYKKLVGPKSGSRVVPYNGDGDLEETALTEDAPDELQSAHKDEDLSKIRMQLVQIENQQASLLNLLQKFMGSSQNGIRSLETRVNGLEMVLDEISRDLAASSGRIPNSEPDTNACCILSPKFWRRHDGGRYTSRYSVSDAPNYSEESKTSYKWERQKFGAQGGFVTNPLAEPNTSSVRSTGITQEGRRRDSAQYRSRLG, encoded by the exons ATGGGCCCCGCGCCGAGGGAGCCCATGAAGCAGCGGGTGAACCGCTGCCTGCTGCGGCTCTCGGACCGGGACACGGAGGCGATGGCGGCCGCGGAGCTGGACGCGATCGCGCGCGACCTGGAAGCCGACGAGCTGCCGGTGTTCGTGGCCGCGGTCTCCGACGCGCGTCCCACCGACAGGACGCCGCTGCGCCGGCACTCGCTCCGGCTGCtggcgctcgtcgccggcgagcaccCGCGCGACGCCGTGGCGCCGCTCGTTCCCAGGCTCGTGGCCGCCGCGCTGCGGCGCGTCAGGGACCCGGACTCCTCCGTGCGCGCCGCGCTCGTCGACgcggcccgcgccgcggcgggggccgcgcAGTCCCCGCCCGTGGCGCTCGGCCCACTCACCGACGCGCTGCTCCACGAGCAGGACCAGTGCGCGCAgctggccgccgcgctcgccgcggccgcggccgtcgaAGCCTCCGAGCCCACCGACGACCTCGCCGCCTACCTCGGGGCGCTCCTCCCGCGCCTTCTCAAGCTCCTGCGCAGCGCCGCGTTCAAGGCCAAGCCAGCGCTCATCTCCCTCATCGGCACTGCCTCGGCCGCatccggcggcggagccgcATCCACCGCTGTGCCCAGCCTTCGCGACGCGCTCACCGGCGATGACTGGGCCGCGAGGAAGGCTGCCGCCGAGGCGCTCGCCTTGTTGGCCCTCGAACACGGAGACGACCTTATCTCCCACAAATCCTCCTGCATTACCGTCTTCGAAGCCAAGAGATTTGATAAG GTAAAGATTGTGCGTGAGTCCATGAATCGGATGATCGAGGCGTGGAGGGAGATCCCAGACGTGGATGAGGAAGTCTGCTCCTCCGATGTGCCATCATTGTCCCGCGCTAGATCTTCTCTCACAG AGACTGTAAGTGATGGCAGATACCCCACTGATTCCTTGGGCTCCAGCTCTGCCCCTTCAATTACAAGGAGAAACTCATGGCCGGCTAACAGGCAGCTCCCACCGGATGCATTGCACAATGCCAGCAACAGAAAAGCCAGCCCTCCTTCCAACGCAAGCAAGAAAATTTTGCCACCTCCGCGCCGCAACGCAGACCAAGCTAAGAACTATGAGGACAAGGTTGATATTACTGTTGCTCCGGACGCAACACCAATCAAAATGGTGACCGAGGAGAAGCTCCTGAAAGAGGGAAATGTTAGAGAGAGGCTTGAAGCGCGGAGGGTGCTGTTTCAGAAGACTGGTGAGAAGGGTTACAAGAAGTTGGTTGGTCCCAAGTCAGGATCTAGAGTTGTTCCATACAACGGGGATGGTGATTTGGAAGAGACTGCCCTGACCGAGGATGCGCCCGATGAACTTCAGTCAGCTCACAAGGATGAGGACCTGTCGAAGATCAGGATGCAGCTGGTTCAGATTGAGAATCAGCAGGCCAGTTTGCTCAATCTTCTCCAG AAATTCATGGGGAGCTCTCAGAATGGGATTCGTTCCTTGGAGACGAGGGTGAATGGGCTCGAGATGGTATTGGACGAGATATCCCGTGATTTGGCTGCCTCGTCAGGAAGGATCCCAAACAGCGAACCTGACACCAATGCATGCTGCATTCTGAGCCCAAAATTCTGGAGAAGACATGATGGAGGTAGATACACTTCCAGGTACTCCGTCTCAGATGCACCAAACTACTCTGAGGAGAGCAAGACTTCTTACAAGTGGGAGAGGCAAAAGTTTGGAGCTCAGGGCGGGTTCGTCACCAACCCCTTGGCAGAGCCAAACACTTCATCTGTAAGAAGCACAGGTATTACCCAGGAAGGGAGAAGACGAGACTCGGCTCAATACAGGTCAAG GTTGGGTTAG
- the LOC117852889 gene encoding alpha-mannosidase 2, protein MPFFSGGGGGRSGALLPTTSKPKAHHHLRSKSSLSAPASSRRRGGPHSASSPYSRRALWLAAAAFAALFVLAFLRLGFPSSRPAAARPPPARPRARLTRRPAFRHRESAAAEAAAAAVAARIGREAPVDITTRDLYDRIQFLDVDGGAWKQGWEVKYRGDEWDGEKLKVFVAPHSHNDPGWIRTVEEYYERQSRHILDTIVESLSKDSRRKFIWEEMSYLERWWRDAPRKKQEAFAKLVRDGQLEIVSGGWVMNDEANSHYFAIIEQMMEGNMWLNDTIGVVPKNSWSIDPFGYSSTMAYLLRRMGFHNMLIQRTHYELKKELAVKKNLEYLWRQNWDIEETTDIFVHMMPFYSYDIPHTCGPEPAICCQFDFARMRGFSYESCPWRFDPVETDTDNVQERATKLLDQYRKKSTLYRTNTLLIPLGDDFRYVSVEEAEVQFRNYEKLFDYINSNPHLNAEVKFGTLEDYFSTLRDEAEKINYSRPGELGSAELQGFPTLSGDFFTYADRNQDYWSGYYVSRPFFKAVDRVLEQTLRASEILGSFVLGYCQKFQCAKLPISFSHKLTAARRNLALFQHHDGVTGTAKDHVVVDYGTRMHTSLQDLQLFMSRAVEVLLGDFHDRSDPTLLSHFEPVQERSKYDVQPVHKVLDPHEGNAQSVVFFNPLEQTRDEIVMVVVSTPDISVLNSNGSCLQSQVSPEWEFVSDEKISTGRHRLYWRASVPALGLETYYVVTGQDCEKAVPAVVKTFTASQRFPCPEPYVCSKLEGKTVEMKNSYYTLSFDVSHGLLQTVTRLKDGEQTVIGEEIGMYRSHGSGAYLFKPIGQARSIVEEGGHFILTEGPLVQEAHSLPKTEWHKSPLSHSTRIYDCGDSIQDMLIEKEYHVELVGHVFNDKELIVRYKTDIDNQRIFYSDLNGFQMSRRQTYDKIPLQGNYYPMPSLAFLQDSLGNRFSVHSKQSLGAASLKTGWLEIMLDRRLVQDDGRGLGQGVMDNRPMNVIFHLLRESNVSALPKTHSLLTLQPSLLSHRVGAHLNYPMHAFKSKKPHEKSFKLPQQSFTPLTASLPCDVHIVNLKVPQPLRFPHSEAADPRFAILLQRRGWDASYCKRGGLQCTTVGEEPVNLFYMFKDLSAVSVKATSLNLLHDDPEMLGYLEQIGDVAQEGNVLISPMEIQAYKLDLQPPSPQE, encoded by the exons ATGCCTttcttctccggcggcggcgggggccgctcCGGCGCGCTCCTCCCGACCACCTCCAAGCCGAAggcgcaccaccacctccgctccAAGTCCTCCCTCTccgcgcccgcctcctcccgccgccgcgggggcccccactccgcctcctccccctacTCCCGCCGCGCCCTCtggctcgccgcggccgccttcgCCGCGCTCTTCGTtctcgccttcctccgcctcggcttcccctcctcccgccccgccgccgcgcggccgccccccgctcgcccccgcgcgcgcctcACCCGCAGGCCGGCCTTCCGCCACCGCGAatcggccgccgccgaggccgcggcggccgccgtggccgcgcggATCGGGCGAGAGGCGCCCGTGGACATCACCACGAGGGACCTCTACGATCGGATCCAGTTCCtcgacgtcgacggcggcgcctgGAAGCAGGGGTGGGAGGTCAAGTACCGCGGCGACGAGTGGGACGGCGAGAAGCTCAAGGTCTTCGTCGCGCCGCACTCGCACAACGACCCCGGCTGGATCCGCACCGTCGAGGAGTACTACGAGCGTCAGTCGCGCCACATCCTCGACACCATCGTCGAGTCCCTCTCCAAG GATTCGCGCAGGAAGTTCATATGGGAGGAGATGTCGTACCTGGAGAGGTGGTGGCGCGACGCACCGCGGAAGAAGCAGGAGGCGTTCGCTAAGCTTGTACGTGATGGGCAACTCGAAATCGTGAGCGGCGGATGGGTCATGAACGATGAG GCAAACTCGCACTACTTCGCCATCATAGAACAG ATGATGGAGGGGAACATGTGGCTCAATGATACTATTGGAGTTGTTCCTAAAAATTCTTGGTCGATCGACCCATTTGGTTATTCATCTACAATGGCCTATTTGCTTAGGAGAATGGGTTTCCATAACATGCTAATCCAGAGAACGCACTATGAGCTGAAAAAGGAGCTTGCAGTGAAAAAGAATCTTGAATATTTGTGGAGGCAGAACTGGGATATTGAAGAAACAACTGACATATTTGTTCATATGATGCCCTTCTATTCCTATGACATTCCACACACATGTGGACCTGAACCAGCTATCTGCTGCCAGTTTGACTTTGCTCGAATGCGTGGTTTCAGCTATGAATCCTGCCCATGGAGATTTGATCCTGTTGAGACAGATACTGACAATGTGCAAGAGAGAGCAACAAAACTTCTAGATCAGTACAGGAAAAAGTCAACCCTGTACAGAACGAATACACTTCTCATTCCTTTGGGTGATGATTTCCGATATGTTAGTGTGGAGGAAGCAGAAGTACAATTCCGCAATTACGAGAAGCTTTTTGATTACATAAACTCTAACCCCCATCTCAATGCTGAAGTCAAATTTGGTACCCTGGAGGATTACTTCTCCACACTGAGAGATGAAGCTGAAAAGATAAACTATTCACGCCCGGGTGAATTGGGTTCTGCTGAGCTGCAAGGTTTTCCAACACTTTCAGGGGATTTCTTCACATATGCTGATCGAAATCAGGATTACTGGAGTGGTTACTATGTGTCGAGGCCATTCTTCAAAGCTGTTGACCGTGTACTAGAACAGACGCTCCGAGCCTCAGAGATTCTGGGTTCATTTGTTCTAGGATACTGTCAGAAGTTTCAGTGTGCTAAACTCCCCATCAGCTTCTCACACAAACTGACAGCAGCAAGGAGGAATTTGGCTCTTTTTCAACATCATGATGGGGTTACTGGCACAGCTAAGGATCATGTTGTGGTGGACTATGGCACTCGAATGCACACTTCACTGCAAGATCTACAGTTATTTATGTCCAGGGCTGTCGAAGTGCTTTTAGGAGATTTCCATGATAGATCTGACCCTACATTGCTATCACATTTTGAACCAGTGCAGGAACGTTCAAAGTATGATGTTCAGCCAGTGCATAAGGTTCTTGACCCTCATGAAGGGAACGCACAGTCAGTTGTCTTTTTTAACCCACTAGAACAAACAAGGGATGAGATTGTTATGGTTGTTGTAAGTACTCCTGACATTTCTGTTCTCAATTCGAATGGTTCCTGTTTGCAAAGTCAAGTTTCCCCAGAGTGGGAGTTTGTCAGCGATGAAAAGATTTCGACAGGCCGGCACCGTCTTTATTGGAGGGCTTCTGTTCCTGCACTAGGTTTGGAGACCTACTATGTGGTTACTGGGCAGGATTGTGAAAAGGCTGTTCCTGCTGTTGTAAAAACATTCACAGCTTCACAGCGATTTCCTTGCCCTGAACCATATGTTTGTTCAAAGCTGGAAGGCAAAACAGTGGAAATGAAGAACTCTTATTACACTCTTTCTTTTGATGTAAGTCATGGCCTTCTTCAGACAGTAACTCGTCTCAAGGATGGGGAACAAACTGTGATAGGTGAAGAAATTGGCATGTACAGAAGCCATGGAAGTGGGGCATACTTGTTCAAACCAATTGGGCAGGCTCGCTCAATTGTAGAGGAAGGAGGACATTTCATCCTTACTGAAGGGCCATTGGTTCAAGAAGCTCATTCTCTTCCAAAGACGGAGTGGCATAAGTCACCTCTCTCACATAGCACACGCATTTACGATTGTGGGGACTCTATACAGGATATGTTGATCGAGAAGGAATACCATGTTGAGCTTGTTGGCCATGTTTTTAATGATAAGGAACTGATTGTCAGGTACAAGACAGATATTGACAACCAAAGGATCTTCTATTCTGATCTAAATGGCTTTCAGATGAGTAGGAGGCAGACATATGATAAGATTCCTCTACAGGGAAATTATTACCCAATGCCATCACTTGCCTTCTTGCAGGATTCACTTGGTAATCGGTTTTCTGTACACTCCAAGCAGTCATTAGGGGCAGCAAGCTTAAAAACTGGATGGCTAGAGATTATGTTGGATCGTAGGCTGGTTCAGGATGATGGCCGTGGTCTGGGGCAGGGAGTAATGGACAACCGGCCAATGAATGTTATATTCCATCTCCTCAGGGAGTCCAATGTCTCAGCTTTGCCTAAAACCCACAGTTTGCTTACTCTTCAGCCATCTCTCCTCTCGCACCGTGTTGGGGCACACCTGAACTACCCAATGCATGCTTTTAAGAGCAAAAAACCTCATGAAAAATCCTTCAAGCTGCCTCAACAGTCATTCACTCCATTAACTGCGTCTTTGCCCTGTGATGTGCATATCGTGAACCTGAAGGTCCCTCAGCCTTTAAGATTTCCTCATTCTGAAGCAGCCGACCCAAGATTTGCTATTCTGTTGCAGAGGAGAGGCTGGGACGCCTCATACTGCAAAAGGGGTGGACTGCAGTGTACAACAGTTGGGGAAGAACCAGTAAATCTGTTCTACATGTTCAAAGATCTGTCGGCTGTGAGTGTGAAAGCAACTTCGCTGAACCTCTTACATGATGACCCTGAAATGCTAGGGTACCTTGAGCAGATCGGTGATGTTGCTCAGGAGGGAAACGTTCTTATCTCACCGATGGAGATTCAGGCATACAAATTAGACCTACAGCCACCATCACCGCAGGAGTAG
- the LOC117852891 gene encoding TORTIFOLIA1-like protein 3 isoform X2, with amino-acid sequence MGPAPREPMKQRVNRCLLRLSDRDTEAMAAAELDAIARDLEADELPVFVAAVSDARPTDRTPLRRHSLRLLALVAGEHPRDAVAPLVPRLVAAALRRVRDPDSSVRAALVDAARAAAGAAQSPPVALGPLTDALLHEQDQCAQLAAALAAAAAVEASEPTDDLAAYLGALLPRLLKLLRSAAFKAKPALISLIGTASAASGGGAASTAVPSLRDALTGDDWAARKAAAEALALLALEHGDDLISHKSSCITVFEAKRFDKVKIVRESMNRMIEAWREIPDVDEEVCSSDVPSLSRARSSLTETVSDGRYPTDSLGSSSAPSITRRNSWPANRQLPPDALHNASNRKASPPSNASKKILPPPRRNADQAKNYEDKVDITVAPDATPIKMVTEEKLLKEGNVRERLEARRVLFQKTGEKGYKKLVGPKSGSRVVPYNGDGDLEETALTEDAPDELQSAHKDEDLSKIRMQLVQIENQQASLLNLLQKFMGSSQNGIRSLETRVNGLEMVLDEISRDLAASSGRIPNSEPDTNACCILSPKFWRRHDGGRYTSRYSVSDAPNYSEESKTSYKWERQKFGAQGGFVTNPLAEPNTSSVRSTGITQEGRRRDSAQYRSR; translated from the exons ATGGGCCCCGCGCCGAGGGAGCCCATGAAGCAGCGGGTGAACCGCTGCCTGCTGCGGCTCTCGGACCGGGACACGGAGGCGATGGCGGCCGCGGAGCTGGACGCGATCGCGCGCGACCTGGAAGCCGACGAGCTGCCGGTGTTCGTGGCCGCGGTCTCCGACGCGCGTCCCACCGACAGGACGCCGCTGCGCCGGCACTCGCTCCGGCTGCtggcgctcgtcgccggcgagcaccCGCGCGACGCCGTGGCGCCGCTCGTTCCCAGGCTCGTGGCCGCCGCGCTGCGGCGCGTCAGGGACCCGGACTCCTCCGTGCGCGCCGCGCTCGTCGACgcggcccgcgccgcggcgggggccgcgcAGTCCCCGCCCGTGGCGCTCGGCCCACTCACCGACGCGCTGCTCCACGAGCAGGACCAGTGCGCGCAgctggccgccgcgctcgccgcggccgcggccgtcgaAGCCTCCGAGCCCACCGACGACCTCGCCGCCTACCTCGGGGCGCTCCTCCCGCGCCTTCTCAAGCTCCTGCGCAGCGCCGCGTTCAAGGCCAAGCCAGCGCTCATCTCCCTCATCGGCACTGCCTCGGCCGCatccggcggcggagccgcATCCACCGCTGTGCCCAGCCTTCGCGACGCGCTCACCGGCGATGACTGGGCCGCGAGGAAGGCTGCCGCCGAGGCGCTCGCCTTGTTGGCCCTCGAACACGGAGACGACCTTATCTCCCACAAATCCTCCTGCATTACCGTCTTCGAAGCCAAGAGATTTGATAAG GTAAAGATTGTGCGTGAGTCCATGAATCGGATGATCGAGGCGTGGAGGGAGATCCCAGACGTGGATGAGGAAGTCTGCTCCTCCGATGTGCCATCATTGTCCCGCGCTAGATCTTCTCTCACAG AGACTGTAAGTGATGGCAGATACCCCACTGATTCCTTGGGCTCCAGCTCTGCCCCTTCAATTACAAGGAGAAACTCATGGCCGGCTAACAGGCAGCTCCCACCGGATGCATTGCACAATGCCAGCAACAGAAAAGCCAGCCCTCCTTCCAACGCAAGCAAGAAAATTTTGCCACCTCCGCGCCGCAACGCAGACCAAGCTAAGAACTATGAGGACAAGGTTGATATTACTGTTGCTCCGGACGCAACACCAATCAAAATGGTGACCGAGGAGAAGCTCCTGAAAGAGGGAAATGTTAGAGAGAGGCTTGAAGCGCGGAGGGTGCTGTTTCAGAAGACTGGTGAGAAGGGTTACAAGAAGTTGGTTGGTCCCAAGTCAGGATCTAGAGTTGTTCCATACAACGGGGATGGTGATTTGGAAGAGACTGCCCTGACCGAGGATGCGCCCGATGAACTTCAGTCAGCTCACAAGGATGAGGACCTGTCGAAGATCAGGATGCAGCTGGTTCAGATTGAGAATCAGCAGGCCAGTTTGCTCAATCTTCTCCAG AAATTCATGGGGAGCTCTCAGAATGGGATTCGTTCCTTGGAGACGAGGGTGAATGGGCTCGAGATGGTATTGGACGAGATATCCCGTGATTTGGCTGCCTCGTCAGGAAGGATCCCAAACAGCGAACCTGACACCAATGCATGCTGCATTCTGAGCCCAAAATTCTGGAGAAGACATGATGGAGGTAGATACACTTCCAGGTACTCCGTCTCAGATGCACCAAACTACTCTGAGGAGAGCAAGACTTCTTACAAGTGGGAGAGGCAAAAGTTTGGAGCTCAGGGCGGGTTCGTCACCAACCCCTTGGCAGAGCCAAACACTTCATCTGTAAGAAGCACAGGTATTACCCAGGAAGGGAGAAGACGAGACTCGGCTCAATACAGGTCAAGGTAA